From Solibacillus sp. FSL W7-1464:
TCCTCAATTAGAAGTGAAATTCAAGAGGCACAGGCATACTTCAGTGAAATAAAAGAAGCAACGAATACAGCTATCCATAAGTCAACTGACAAAGAGGAGCGTGACAAATAATGAAGTTTTCAATACAATCACGCAGAGATGACCAATCAAATGAATTGATGGAGCTCGCAAAATCTTATTTAATTGATTTCGGTTTACAATTTGATGAACAAGAGCCGGAAATTGTTCTTTCGATTGGCGGCGATGGGACATTATTGCATGCTTTCCACCGCTATTTGCACCGTTTGGATAAAACAGCTTTTGTCGGGATCCATACAGGACATTTAGGTTTTTATGCTGATTGGAAACCTTCGGAACTTGAAAAGTTAGTATTGTCGATTGCCAAAAAGGAATACAATGTCGTGGAATACCCGTTATTGGAAGTGCAGGTGCATCGCCAGCATTCCGAATCCAGCACGTTTTTGGCGCTGAATGAAGCAACGATTAAATCTCCGGACGTAACGCTTGTAATGGATGTGGAACTGAACGGTGAGCATTTTGAGCGCTTCCGGGGGGACGGTTTATGTATTTCGACACCGTCGGGCAGTACAGCATACAATAAAGCACTGGGCGGAGCGATTATTCATCCGACATTGCAGGCTTTGCAAATAACGGAAATGGCATCGATCAATAACCGTGTATTCCGGACTGTCGGATCTTCCTTAGTATTACCGGCACATCATAACTGTGTATTAAAACCCGTGCATGAGCAGCAATTCAATATGACGGTCGATCATATAAGCATGACGGAAACCGATGTAAAATCGATTACTTTTAATGTAGCAAATGAAAAAGTGAGGTTTGCACGTTTCAGACCATTCCCTTTCTGGGAACGTGTGCACGATTCATTTATTTCGAATGAATAGAATGAGGATATATGGATAAACGATTTCAATTACAATTTACAAATAAGGTTGATCAGGAACTGTTGCGTGACGCAATTGCTCAATGGGGTATTTCAAAGCGTGCATTGACCGCCATTAAATTTGATGGCGGGGCACTTTTGGTTAACGGAGAAGTAAGAAATGTCAGGCATCGCTTGGCAGAAGGCGATATTGTGACGATTATTTTCCCGGTAGAAGAAGCAAGTGAAGGACTGATCCCTGTACAAGGAGAATTAACTGTTGTGTACGAAGATGAGGCAGTGCTTCTAGTCGACAAACCGGCCTTCATGAGCTCGATCCCTTCCCGGGAACACCCGGATAATTCGCTTGCAAACCTTGTATATGGCTATTTTGAGCAGCAGCAGCTTGCTTCTACTGTTCATATCGTGACAAGACTTGACCGCGATACATCCGGGCTGATGCTTATAGCGAAGCACCGCCATATTCATCATTTAATGAGTGAACAGCAAAAAAAGGGACAAATTCACCGTGAATATGAAGCAGTTGCAGAAGGTATCATTGAACAAGCCCGGCAATCGATTATCGCTCCGATTGGACGGAAGGATACGAGCATTATTGAACGTGAAGTACGTCCAGACGGACAATTTGCGCATACGGATGTGACTGTGCTGACCTCTAAAAATGACATGACACATATCCGCCTGAAGCTTCATACGGGAAGAACCCATCAAATACGTGTTCATATGGCTTATATTGGCCACCCGTTAGTTGGGGATGAATTATATGGAGGCAATCATGCATTCATTGACCGCCAGGCACTCCATTGCCGCTATATTGAATTTGAACATCCGCTAACGAAAGAAAGAGTACAATTTGAAAGCAAGCTGCCAGAAGAGATTTCCAGATTGATTTACTAATGTAAGATGCCAACATTTCATTGGCATCTTTTATTTTTAGGGAAAATGGGAATATACTGTTGAGAAGGAATTTACGTGAGTTCAAAAAAGTAATGTTAAAACGTAATTAGCCTTGACGAGGGACAGCAATTAATCATAAAATAACTCGTTATGAAAAGTCGAAAGGAGGGGGCAAGCATGATAGAGGAAAAAAATGATGAAGTCCAGTACGATGAAGCGTTTTTGCGAATGCTGCTTGATGAAGAAAATATCGAGTCGTTCCGTGAACATTTCCTAGTACTCCATCCATATGATCAAGCACAGTTTTATGAAGAGGTGGGACCGGACATACGGCAAATTATTTATCGTTACTTGTCTCCTCAGGAAATGGCGATCATTTTCGAAACAACTGAAATTGAAGATGATGAATATAAAACGTACTTAGATGAGATGGATCCATCATACGGTGCGGCCATGTTCGGCTTCATGTATACCGACAATGCGGTGGATATACTTAATGAATTGGATACCGAGCAACGGGAAAATTACCTGGATATGATGGATGAAGAAACCGTCGATGAGATTAATGAGCTTTTAGGCTATGAAGAATATACAGCCGGGGCCATTATGACGACGGAATATGTGTCGGTCGTAGAAAATGCAACGGTTCGTGAGGCAATGCGTGTGCTGCGTCAGGAAGCTCAAACCGCTGAAACAATTTATTATATTTTTGTAGTGGATCAGGCACATCGACTCCTTGGTGTCATGTCTTTAAGGGAACTGATTGTTGCAGAAGGGGATTTGTATGTCCGAGATATTATGAGCGAACGTGTCGTATCGGTAAAAGTAACCGATGACCAGGAAAATGTCGCGAACTTGATAAAGGACTACGACCTATTGGCGATTCCAGTTGTCAACGAGAGCCGGGAACTTCAAGGGATTATTACGGTCGATGATATTATCGACGTAATTGAAGAAGAAGCAGAAGACGACTATTCCAAGCTGGCAGGTATTGCGGATATGGATGATAATGATGCAGGTCCTTTACGGGCGGCGGGCAAGCGTTTGCCATGGCTCATTATTTTACTGTTCTTAGGTATGCTGACATCGGGACTTATGGGGATATTTGAAGCAACACTCGATAAAGTCGCCTTGCTTGCAACATTTATTCCGCTTATTTCCGGTACTTCCGGTAATAGTGGAACACAGGCATTGGCTGTAGCAGTACGAGGGATTGCAACAGGAGATATTGGCGGGAAAAGTAAATTCCGGCTGATTGTCCGGGAATTAAGCACAGGACTTATTATGGGAGTAGTAAGTGGTGCAATTGTTGTCGGGATCATTTTCTTCTGGAAAGGTACATTAATGATCGGCCTGCTTGTCGGAGCATCAATTTGCTGCTCGATAATTGTCGCAACGCTGGCAGGATCATTTATACCAATTTTAATGCATAAGCTGGGTGTTGACCCTGCCGTTGCGTCAGGTCCTTTTATCACAACATTGAATGACGTCACAAGTATTATCATTTATCTTGGGCTGGCATCGACATTCATTAGCCGGATTCTGTAAGGAACGATTTGAAAAGACTTTGCATATTGTATGAAAAAGGATGTGGAATGTGGAAATTCACCCATTACTTTTTATTGCAAGTCCGGTTTATATACAAGAAAAACGCGTCGAAATAGAAGAAGAAAGTACATCAATCTATGTACGGCCTGCCACTGAAAAAATTGAAAATGCCCTTATTGCCCGTCAGCTTCATTATTTTTCAAAACCGACGAAAGAGCCGAGGGTATTGGTATTTATATTGCAGTCAGGTGAAAAAATACACGGATCAATCGATAAAATTAGCGGTAGTCAAGTATTGCTGAATTGTCACGATACAAAGCGCTGGATAAAAGCTAATGAAATCGTGTTAATTCATAATACTTTATAAAAAAGAGGAGCCAAGTAAATGGCTCCTCTCAGACTGTAGACAAACTCGAAGAAATTCGAGTTTGCCTACAGTCTTTTTTGTTTTAAAATAAAGTTAACTAGTAAAAACCGTTGATTTCCATTCCAGGGGACGCGTTTCGCGGGCGGGTGCCAATCCTCCTCGTCGCTACGCTCCTGCGGTGTATCGGCAGTCCCGCTTTTCCCGCAGAAGTCGCCCCTTCCATTTCAATCAACTTGATCTATTCTTTCTAATAAAGTTTATCTAAATCAAAGAGGTGTCGCCATATGATGACTAAAAACCAAATGAATGAACGTAATCAATTAGAAATGTTGACGATTGAACAGCTTGTCCCAGAAAATCATCTCGTTCGTAAATTAGATGCAGCCATTGACTTTTCGTTTGTATATCCATTAGTTGAAAACTTATATTCACCTTTCGGTAGACCTAGTATTG
This genomic window contains:
- a CDS encoding NAD kinase, with amino-acid sequence MKFSIQSRRDDQSNELMELAKSYLIDFGLQFDEQEPEIVLSIGGDGTLLHAFHRYLHRLDKTAFVGIHTGHLGFYADWKPSELEKLVLSIAKKEYNVVEYPLLEVQVHRQHSESSTFLALNEATIKSPDVTLVMDVELNGEHFERFRGDGLCISTPSGSTAYNKALGGAIIHPTLQALQITEMASINNRVFRTVGSSLVLPAHHNCVLKPVHEQQFNMTVDHISMTETDVKSITFNVANEKVRFARFRPFPFWERVHDSFISNE
- a CDS encoding RluA family pseudouridine synthase; its protein translation is MDKRFQLQFTNKVDQELLRDAIAQWGISKRALTAIKFDGGALLVNGEVRNVRHRLAEGDIVTIIFPVEEASEGLIPVQGELTVVYEDEAVLLVDKPAFMSSIPSREHPDNSLANLVYGYFEQQQLASTVHIVTRLDRDTSGLMLIAKHRHIHHLMSEQQKKGQIHREYEAVAEGIIEQARQSIIAPIGRKDTSIIEREVRPDGQFAHTDVTVLTSKNDMTHIRLKLHTGRTHQIRVHMAYIGHPLVGDELYGGNHAFIDRQALHCRYIEFEHPLTKERVQFESKLPEEISRLIY
- the mgtE gene encoding magnesium transporter, producing the protein MIEEKNDEVQYDEAFLRMLLDEENIESFREHFLVLHPYDQAQFYEEVGPDIRQIIYRYLSPQEMAIIFETTEIEDDEYKTYLDEMDPSYGAAMFGFMYTDNAVDILNELDTEQRENYLDMMDEETVDEINELLGYEEYTAGAIMTTEYVSVVENATVREAMRVLRQEAQTAETIYYIFVVDQAHRLLGVMSLRELIVAEGDLYVRDIMSERVVSVKVTDDQENVANLIKDYDLLAIPVVNESRELQGIITVDDIIDVIEEEAEDDYSKLAGIADMDDNDAGPLRAAGKRLPWLIILLFLGMLTSGLMGIFEATLDKVALLATFIPLISGTSGNSGTQALAVAVRGIATGDIGGKSKFRLIVRELSTGLIMGVVSGAIVVGIIFFWKGTLMIGLLVGASICCSIIVATLAGSFIPILMHKLGVDPAVASGPFITTLNDVTSIIIYLGLASTFISRIL
- a CDS encoding 4-diphosphocytidyl-2C-methyl-D-erythritol kinase, which translates into the protein MWNVEIHPLLFIASPVYIQEKRVEIEEESTSIYVRPATEKIENALIARQLHYFSKPTKEPRVLVFILQSGEKIHGSIDKISGSQVLLNCHDTKRWIKANEIVLIHNTL